The following proteins are co-located in the Streptomyces sp. DT2A-34 genome:
- a CDS encoding sugar kinase, translating into MTVTVPRQPDSPDEPQQPAEDRRHMIRRRAITLLIIVLLIGVPAGYLVISANQSRDSGKDKEAKYSATGLTAGWPSRVQRRLYQIPVPDPSYQVAYYETNNWKTSRLYVQFQTADKNMDWFLKTIGVSRSDLKPDAITISARDQKITGWDFKRPGPWYGFVHKQKNPAPTQDVVVNMSDPANPFVYVVSRTVP; encoded by the coding sequence GTGACCGTGACCGTACCCCGCCAGCCGGACTCTCCCGACGAGCCGCAGCAGCCGGCCGAGGACCGCCGCCACATGATCCGCCGCAGGGCGATCACCCTGCTCATCATCGTGCTGCTCATCGGTGTACCGGCCGGCTATCTCGTGATCTCCGCCAACCAGAGCCGCGACAGCGGCAAGGACAAGGAGGCGAAGTACTCGGCGACCGGCCTCACCGCGGGCTGGCCGTCGAGGGTGCAGCGCCGGCTGTACCAGATCCCGGTCCCCGACCCGTCGTACCAGGTCGCGTACTACGAGACGAACAACTGGAAGACCAGCCGTCTCTACGTCCAGTTCCAGACGGCCGACAAGAACATGGACTGGTTCCTGAAGACCATCGGCGTCAGCCGGAGCGACCTGAAGCCGGACGCCATCACCATCAGCGCCCGCGACCAGAAGATCACCGGCTGGGACTTCAAGCGCCCCGGACCGTGGTACGGCTTCGTCCACAAGCAGAAGAACCCGGCGCCCACCCAGGACGTCGTCGTGAACATGTCCGACCCGGCCAATCCGTTCGTGTACGTCGTCTCGCGCACAGTCCCTTGA